A genome region from Chitinispirillales bacterium ANBcel5 includes the following:
- a CDS encoding ATP-binding protein yields the protein MSTNVFQAELISDTIGPQVMIIRFCGELDSSCIGELSKCIEEAMQGEKRNFIIADMTGVTVLCSAALGEFMGNRKRLAENGGDLVFAGINRDLKQKLTLMGANKIFSFFSDIRSAASAYKWHFQKKAETVTLTFPSSLQMVPPVRQMASRLARKKGYGTRDAFRIETIVDEVCNNAVEHGKEGSDNEIKIILTMDKEKFDINVINISDPEKIASLKSFLDQAESKKHTGADQKRGRGLALIRMLSNKMSVECSEDGTNVRVTKIREE from the coding sequence ATGAGTACGAATGTTTTTCAGGCAGAGCTTATTTCAGATACCATAGGGCCCCAGGTGATGATTATCAGGTTCTGTGGCGAACTTGATTCATCATGTATTGGTGAGCTGTCAAAGTGTATTGAAGAAGCGATGCAGGGAGAGAAGAGAAACTTTATCATTGCCGACATGACCGGAGTTACAGTACTGTGCTCTGCAGCTCTGGGCGAATTTATGGGTAATCGCAAGCGCCTGGCAGAAAATGGCGGTGATCTGGTGTTTGCAGGCATTAACAGAGACCTCAAGCAGAAACTTACCCTTATGGGTGCCAACAAAATATTTTCATTTTTTAGTGATATTCGCTCTGCGGCAAGCGCTTATAAGTGGCATTTTCAGAAAAAAGCGGAAACGGTTACACTCACCTTTCCTTCATCACTGCAAATGGTTCCCCCGGTTCGTCAAATGGCAAGTCGCCTTGCCCGGAAAAAGGGCTATGGAACGCGTGATGCTTTTCGAATTGAGACCATTGTTGATGAGGTGTGCAATAATGCAGTTGAACACGGCAAAGAGGGTAGCGATAATGAAATAAAGATCATCCTGACTATGGATAAAGAAAAATTTGATATCAATGTGATAAATATAAGTGATCCGGAAAAAATAGCATCTCTCAAAAGTTTTCTTGACCAGGCTGAGTCGAAAAAACATACCGGAGCCGATCAAAAACGAGGACGTGGACTGGCACTTATACGTATGCTGTCCAACAAAATGTCTGTTGAATGTTCCGAAGATGGTACAAATGTTCGGGTTACTAAAATAAGAGAGGAATAG
- a CDS encoding NFACT RNA binding domain-containing protein: MRTEQKTAQENLRALYHNLKSTLKHEKKKLKKQHSELKEAQEHTWYSQVADSLLASPQSAPRGSKSVAITNIHTQKVETVQLNPKFDARKNAELLYKKARKGRRGYLISEKKVQQTEGTIQGIEKVLENIKGILCDDFILNAFTDSEFEQIESNAKPYISQKNADSTQKAPNGKHLPFRRFICEGWEIFLGKNSKDNDDLSTRFAKPSDIWLHVAGHAGSHVIIRRPKNTPPPPKAIIEKAASLAVWYSKAKHTSFAEVHVTEARFVRKRRHAPPGEVIAERCKSVRVEPKKPAELFPSSEFDDIE, translated from the coding sequence ATGCGTACAGAACAGAAAACCGCTCAGGAAAACCTTAGAGCACTCTACCATAATCTAAAAAGTACCCTTAAGCACGAAAAAAAGAAGCTCAAAAAACAACATTCTGAGCTCAAGGAAGCACAGGAGCATACCTGGTACAGTCAAGTGGCCGACTCGCTTTTAGCATCACCTCAAAGTGCTCCGCGCGGTTCAAAAAGTGTTGCTATTACTAATATCCACACCCAAAAAGTGGAGACTGTGCAGCTTAATCCTAAGTTTGATGCAAGAAAAAATGCTGAACTGCTCTACAAAAAAGCTCGTAAGGGACGGCGCGGATATCTTATTTCCGAAAAAAAAGTACAGCAAACAGAAGGTACTATTCAGGGCATTGAAAAAGTACTGGAAAATATAAAAGGTATTCTCTGCGATGATTTTATCCTTAATGCTTTCACCGATTCAGAATTCGAGCAGATCGAATCAAATGCCAAACCTTATATTTCGCAGAAGAACGCAGACAGCACTCAAAAGGCACCCAATGGCAAACACCTGCCATTTAGAAGGTTTATATGTGAAGGCTGGGAAATTTTTTTAGGAAAAAACAGCAAAGATAACGATGATCTTTCAACCCGCTTTGCAAAACCATCAGATATTTGGCTGCATGTTGCAGGACATGCCGGGAGCCATGTCATCATTCGACGCCCGAAAAATACTCCACCACCTCCCAAAGCCATAATAGAGAAAGCCGCGTCTTTAGCCGTTTGGTATTCCAAAGCCAAACACACCTCTTTTGCTGAAGTACATGTCACAGAGGCACGCTTTGTCCGCAAGCGACGTCATGCCCCACCCGGGGAGGTAATAGCAGAACGATGTAAGTCGGTACGGGTAGAACCTAAAAAACCAGCAGAACTATTTCCCTCTTCAGAGTTTGATGATATCGAGTAA
- a CDS encoding ATP-binding protein produces MSTEYPYNIKVKFPGDLDYIPAIRKFVHDVLQVSGFTNKFAFRSEIIVDEICNNAVNFGCESNESEVELACQIFQDRIEFLIKDQGKNKLHIERLKNVIQQKDATENPDWGLGLDIVRMLSEKVDIKVDQSNVTTVHVVRKREMAEKQK; encoded by the coding sequence ATGAGCACAGAATATCCTTACAATATTAAAGTTAAATTCCCTGGTGATCTGGACTATATTCCTGCGATCAGAAAATTTGTCCACGATGTACTTCAGGTTTCGGGTTTTACTAATAAATTTGCCTTCCGCTCTGAGATCATAGTAGATGAAATATGCAATAATGCTGTGAATTTCGGTTGCGAATCAAATGAATCGGAAGTTGAACTTGCCTGCCAAATATTTCAGGACCGTATTGAGTTCCTTATTAAAGATCAGGGTAAAAACAAGTTGCATATTGAGCGGCTCAAAAATGTGATTCAACAAAAGGATGCAACCGAAAACCCTGATTGGGGACTGGGACTTGATATCGTCCGTATGCTTTCAGAAAAAGTGGATATAAAGGTAGACCAGAGCAATGTCACAACGGTTCACGTTGTACGTAAGCGGGAAATGGCCGAAAAACAGAAATAG
- a CDS encoding EscU/YscU/HrcU family type III secretion system export apparatus switch protein, with the protein MKRNKRDTSVALKYNEENDRAPKVVAKGHGESAQKIREAAAQNKIPVHRDDGLVELLEQIDIDSEIPPQLYAAVAEILCWIYKANNSLGKDEVTTE; encoded by the coding sequence ATGAAGCGAAATAAGCGTGACACCTCCGTAGCTTTAAAATATAATGAGGAAAATGACAGGGCTCCTAAGGTAGTGGCAAAAGGGCATGGTGAATCTGCACAGAAGATCCGTGAAGCCGCAGCCCAAAATAAGATCCCTGTTCATCGGGATGATGGTCTGGTGGAATTGCTTGAGCAAATCGATATCGACAGTGAGATTCCACCACAGCTCTATGCTGCAGTTGCAGAAATACTGTGCTGGATCTATAAAGCAAATAATTCATTGGGGAAAGATGAAGTCACGACTGAATAA
- a CDS encoding STAS domain-containing protein: protein MESQIELTCEEIQGKSNAKLLHFVGDLDATNVEMVLENICELYNDGYVNLVANFNRLRYVNSTGLGILLHCSKSAKEKGGSFKIASVNENVYEIIEIIGATSLLEIYDEVEEAVAALK from the coding sequence ATGGAATCCCAAATTGAGCTTACATGTGAAGAGATTCAGGGTAAAAGTAATGCTAAACTGCTCCATTTCGTCGGAGATCTGGACGCAACCAATGTAGAAATGGTACTTGAAAACATATGCGAACTATATAATGATGGTTACGTTAATCTGGTCGCGAACTTTAACAGACTTCGTTATGTAAACAGTACTGGTCTGGGAATACTGTTGCATTGCAGCAAATCTGCTAAAGAAAAAGGCGGCAGCTTTAAAATTGCAAGTGTTAATGAAAATGTTTATGAAATAATTGAAATCATCGGCGCCACTTCACTACTTGAAATCTATGATGAAGTTGAAGAGGCTGTCGCAGCTTTAAAATAA
- a CDS encoding PD-(D/E)XK nuclease family protein, which yields MNTDNQSKTTILKYAKYPFTPLLGWSISRYEVFDKCKRCYYYTYYSRHCTEIPHYKLTKLRELTSVPLEVGNVIHHVIEAFLHRLQLSDSDIDEERFFQFGLKKAKEYFSSKTFIETYYGRVKEIDFQRAVKKIERCLNNFLQSPCYSWIFMKAITNRDNWMIEPGGMGETRLNGMKAYCKMDFLFPVGDEVHILDWKTGAKDYAKHSTQLIGYAAAASSNFDISYERIIPRIVYLSPEYDEMSIQLSTEKIEEFIDTVREQTDRMYSYCKEVDRNIPLSIDNFPKSPSPSLCRYCNYQELCFPKGLGEEEEEEF from the coding sequence ATGAATACAGATAACCAAAGCAAAACAACGATTTTAAAATACGCAAAGTATCCTTTTACTCCTCTACTGGGATGGTCTATATCTCGCTATGAGGTATTTGATAAGTGTAAAAGATGTTATTATTACACCTATTACTCCAGACACTGCACCGAAATTCCACATTACAAACTGACTAAGCTAAGAGAGTTAACATCAGTTCCGCTTGAAGTGGGCAATGTTATTCATCATGTAATCGAAGCTTTTTTGCATCGCCTGCAATTATCAGACAGTGATATTGATGAAGAACGTTTTTTCCAGTTTGGACTTAAAAAGGCAAAAGAATATTTTTCGAGCAAGACCTTTATTGAAACCTACTATGGTAGGGTAAAAGAGATAGATTTTCAAAGAGCTGTGAAAAAAATTGAACGCTGTCTTAATAACTTTCTTCAAAGCCCCTGCTATAGTTGGATTTTCATGAAAGCCATTACAAACAGAGATAACTGGATGATTGAACCAGGTGGGATGGGGGAGACGCGTCTTAATGGGATGAAAGCCTACTGTAAAATGGATTTTCTCTTTCCTGTGGGTGATGAAGTACATATACTGGATTGGAAAACAGGGGCCAAGGACTACGCGAAACATTCGACGCAACTTATCGGGTATGCAGCTGCAGCGAGCAGTAATTTTGATATCTCTTATGAGCGCATCATTCCAAGAATAGTCTATTTGTCACCAGAGTATGACGAAATGTCGATACAGCTGAGTACTGAGAAAATAGAGGAGTTTATCGATACTGTTCGTGAGCAGACAGACCGTATGTATTCGTACTGCAAAGAAGTAGATAGAAATATCCCACTTTCAATTGATAATTTTCCTAAATCACCATCACCTTCTCTATGCAGGTATTGTAATTATCAGGAGTTGTGTTTTCCCAAGGGACTTGGGGAAGAGGAGGAAGAGGAGTTTTAA
- a CDS encoding M23 family metallopeptidase: MFSVILLSAPFLFFGNYTSVVDEILEKHEISISFPTDIEEKILTEFRKCFVIDTFAWNTVRINAGRFDYRSMSDTVKLPLIDSARGKQFAHPFAGVVTSPFGPRRRSWHFGTDINLNTGDSVHNVLDGKVRVIQNDRSGYGKVIVVRHHSGLETVYAHLSRILVRPNERVSAGDVIGLGGSTGRVTGPHLHFETRYYGEPFDPAKMIDFDNFELKNDSLVLTREDFEYLTELRSTVWHTVRRGETLSAIARRYRTSVSALCRLNGISSSSIIRVGQRLKVRSDGKPVPEDFIIRNVSVSADKKPEI, translated from the coding sequence ATGTTTTCTGTTATTCTTTTATCTGCACCATTTCTTTTTTTTGGTAATTACACCTCAGTAGTAGATGAGATCCTTGAAAAACACGAAATCTCGATCTCTTTTCCCACAGATATTGAAGAGAAGATTCTTACTGAGTTTAGAAAGTGCTTTGTAATTGATACATTCGCCTGGAACACAGTTAGAATAAATGCGGGGAGATTTGATTACCGCTCAATGAGTGATACGGTAAAATTACCGCTAATAGATTCCGCCCGGGGTAAACAATTTGCACATCCTTTTGCCGGGGTGGTTACCTCTCCTTTTGGACCAAGAAGAAGGTCCTGGCATTTTGGGACTGATATAAACCTCAATACTGGCGACAGTGTTCATAATGTGCTTGATGGAAAAGTAAGAGTTATTCAAAATGACCGTTCCGGGTATGGTAAAGTAATTGTAGTACGACACCACAGCGGACTTGAAACGGTGTATGCTCACCTGTCACGGATTTTGGTACGACCCAATGAGCGGGTTAGTGCCGGGGATGTAATCGGCTTAGGTGGTAGCACCGGGAGGGTAACCGGGCCCCACTTACATTTTGAAACAAGGTACTATGGAGAACCTTTTGATCCGGCTAAGATGATAGATTTCGATAATTTTGAATTGAAAAATGACTCTTTGGTTCTGACAAGAGAAGATTTTGAGTATCTTACTGAGCTTAGAAGCACTGTATGGCATACAGTGCGCCGTGGTGAGACTCTTAGCGCAATCGCAAGACGCTACAGAACGTCTGTATCTGCCCTGTGCAGACTCAATGGTATCAGTTCCAGTTCTATAATACGAGTTGGACAGAGACTTAAAGTGCGAAGTGATGGCAAGCCCGTCCCGGAAGACTTCATTATCAGAAATGTCAGTGTGAGCGCTGATAAAAAGCCGGAAATCTGA